The window CGCCGGAACGGCTACGCGGAGGCGATCGTCCTCAACAAGGAAGGCGACGTCGCCGAAGGTCCCGGCGAGAACATCTTCCTGGTTCGTGACGGCGAGATCTACACGCCCGGGCTCTCGGAGTCGATCCTCGACGGCATCACTCGCGACACCGTCATCGAGATCGCGGAGGACCTGGGGTATACCGTCCACGACGACGCGTCCATTTCGCGTGGCGAACTCAACACGGCCGACGAGCTGTTCTTCACCGGCTCCGCGGCCGAGGTCACCCCCATCCGGAAGGTCGACAACGTCGTCGTCGGCGACGGCTCGCGCGGTCCGGTGACCGAGGAGATCCAGTCGCGGTTCTTCGAGGTCGTCGAGCGCGAGACCGACGCCTACGACGAGTGGTTCCAGTACGTCTGAGTTGAGCGTTTCCGTCGGCTCGAGCGATACGTTTATTCTGTCAACTGTGTGACAATATAGTATGGAGATTCCGGTCGACCGTCTCGGCGTCCTCGGTATCCTCGGCGTCGTCGGAGTCTGGACGAACGAGCCCGCGCTCTACGCGCTGTTCGCCAGCGACCGGACCATTACGCTCCCGGTCGGTGACCGGGACGGCGTCTCGGAGTAAACGGTTCCGGTCCCGCTCTCGCTCCCGCTCATTCGAGTCGCAGCGGCTGTCGCTCCCCGTAGGTGAGCGTCCGCCAGACCCACTCGACGGGTCCGAACCGGAATCGGTTCAGCCAGGCGACCGACAGCGGCACCTGGATCGCCCAGATCGCCACGACGACGCCCAGCAACTCGAGCCTGCTCAACTGAGCGAACAGCCCCAGACCGTGGCCGTAGAAGATCGTCGTCGCGAGGACGGTCTGGAGCAAGTAGTTCGAGAACGCAGTGCGGCCGACGGCAGACAGCGCCGTGGTTGCGACCCCGTCCGCCGCGGCTCGACAGAGCAGCATGATCCCCGACACGTACGCCAGTGCCAGCAGCACCGACCCCCAGTAGTTGAACTGGTGGGCGAACAGGAGCACTCGGACCGTCTCCCAGCCGATCAGCCCACGGTAGCCGACGCCGGCGAGGATCAGCGCTAGTCCGAGGGTGCCGCCGCCGACGAACAGCCGCCGGTAGAACCGCGTACTCCGCTCGTTCGAGAGGATGCCCCATTTGTAGAGGGCCATCCCGGCGATCATCAGGCCGCTGTAGATCCACAGTGACTCGAAGAGGAACCCGGCCGTCTGCAACGAGACGGCGGTCGGAACCCGGTGGTCCATCTGCTCGAGCCAGCCACCGCGGTAGGCGGTGATCTCCTCGTCGACAGTGCCCTCTGCCCCGTACCCGGCGATCATCCCCTGTTCGATTTCGGCCTGTGTCGCCGGATCCGCCGTCACGTACGCGGCGCCGCTCGCCAGGTACAGCAGCGACGGGATCGAGAACAGGATCAGTCCGAGGAGGAGCAGCCGCGTCGGCCGCCAGTTGCGCACGAACACGACCAGCAGGCCACACACCGCGTACGCGACGAGGACGTCGCCGTACCACAGCAAGTAGGCGTGGCCGAGCCCGATCGCGAGCAGCCAGAAAATCCGACGGAAGTGCAGCCGACGCGCCGGCTGACCCTTTCGCTCCTTCGACTCGGTAAAGAGGACGACGCCGGCCCCGAAGAGGAAGGTAAACAGCGTGACGAACTTCCGCTCGAAGAAGACGTGACTGACGAACCAGGCCGCGTAGTTCCCGCCGGAGAGGTCGCCGTACAGCGTCGGGTTGACCGTTCCGATAACCGGCAGGGCAAAGAGCCAGATGTTGACCGCGAGGATGCCCAGCAGGGCGAACCCCCTGAGGACGTCGAGACTCAGGATGCGGTCGTCGGGGTCGGTCGGTCCGCGGTCCCCGGTTCGCTCCTCGTCATCGGTTTCCGGCGGGGCGGTCCTCGAGTTCGTGGTGGGAGGATCGGCGGCAGACATGTCGCTCTGACAACCACAGTCGTTGGAGGACGAACATATAGGTTACCGAACCGATCGAGGACGTCGGGAGCTAATCGTCGTCGTCAGTTCCCTTCGCCGTTCGCTCGTCGACGACGTCGATCGGGACGCCGGCGTCCATGCCGCGCCGGTCCGCGTCGCCGAACCCTGCGCTCAGCACGCGCGTCAGCGCGTCCTCGACGTCCTCGTCGAGTTCGGTGAACCGGTCGGGGTGGACTTCGATGACAAAGCCCGTCGTGATGTTCGGCGAGGTCGGCAGGAACAGGATGTGTCGGCCGTCGTCCGTCGTCTTCCCGGTCTTGAACGCGGTCATTCGGAGGCCGTCCCACACCTCGAGTTTGACCGGTTTCTGGAGCGATTCCTGTTCCCCCAGTGCCGTTTCGGCGGCCATCTTGGACGCGTTGTAGATCACCCGCATCACGGGGACCCGGTTGACGACGTTGTCGACGAGGCGTTCGACGAGGCCGCCGATGGTCGTCCGCATGAGATAGCCGACCGAGAAGGTGAGGATCGTCACGACGGTCAGTACGACGAGCACCCGGAGCAACTGGGCGAGTTCCTCGCGGGTCTGCTGGCTCTCGATGAGCGGATAGAGCGAATCGGCCTCGAGAATGAGGCCGGGCGTAACCCCGGCCACGAGTCCGTAGAGCCAGTAGATGACGTAGAGGGTCACGAGGATCGG of the Halobiforma lacisalsi AJ5 genome contains:
- a CDS encoding DUF418 domain-containing protein, with amino-acid sequence MSAADPPTTNSRTAPPETDDEERTGDRGPTDPDDRILSLDVLRGFALLGILAVNIWLFALPVIGTVNPTLYGDLSGGNYAAWFVSHVFFERKFVTLFTFLFGAGVVLFTESKERKGQPARRLHFRRIFWLLAIGLGHAYLLWYGDVLVAYAVCGLLVVFVRNWRPTRLLLLGLILFSIPSLLYLASGAAYVTADPATQAEIEQGMIAGYGAEGTVDEEITAYRGGWLEQMDHRVPTAVSLQTAGFLFESLWIYSGLMIAGMALYKWGILSNERSTRFYRRLFVGGGTLGLALILAGVGYRGLIGWETVRVLLFAHQFNYWGSVLLALAYVSGIMLLCRAAADGVATTALSAVGRTAFSNYLLQTVLATTIFYGHGLGLFAQLSRLELLGVVVAIWAIQVPLSVAWLNRFRFGPVEWVWRTLTYGERQPLRLE
- a CDS encoding DUF502 domain-containing protein translates to MASWKRDFASGLIVLGPILVTLYVIYWLYGLVAGVTPGLILEADSLYPLIESQQTREELAQLLRVLVVLTVVTILTFSVGYLMRTTIGGLVERLVDNVVNRVPVMRVIYNASKMAAETALGEQESLQKPVKLEVWDGLRMTAFKTGKTTDDGRHILFLPTSPNITTGFVIEVHPDRFTELDEDVEDALTRVLSAGFGDADRRGMDAGVPIDVVDERTAKGTDDDD